Below is a genomic region from Elephas maximus indicus isolate mEleMax1 chromosome 22, mEleMax1 primary haplotype, whole genome shotgun sequence.
GTCAAAGTGTTCTCAGAGTTCGATGACCCATTAGATATCCCATTCAACATCGCCGAGCTTCTAGACAACATCGTTAATTTGACGACAGCAGAGAGCGAGAGCTTTGTTCTGGATTTCTCACAGCCTTCTGCAGATTACTTAGACTTCAGAAATCGACTTCAGAAAGACCACGTCTGCCTTGAAAACTGTGTGCTGAAGGACAGAGCCATTGCCGGCACGGTGAAGGTGCAGAACCTCGCCTTTGAGAAGATTGTGAAAATAAGAATGACATTCGACACTTGGAAAAGCTTCACAGACTTTCCTTGTCGGTATGTGAAGGACACTTATGCCGGTTCAGACAAGGACACGTTCTCCTTTGACATTCGCTTGCCTGAAAAAATCCAGTCTTATGAAAGGATGGAGTTTGCCGTATGCTATGAATGCAGGGGACAGACGTACTGGGACAGCAACAAAGGCAAAAACTATAGGATCACCCGGGCTGAGTTAAGATCTACTCAGGGCGTGGGCGAGCCACAAAATGGACTGGATTTTGGAATAGCCTTCGACCAGTTTGGAAGCCCTCGGTGTTCCTACGGTCTGTTCCCGGAGTGGCCTAGTTATTTAGGATATGAAAAGCTAGGGCCCTACTACTAGTGATCGGCATGGGATGGAGTGGGGCTGAGCCGGTGCACAGACAAGCCTGGCTCCAGTCACAGTGGGATATAGGCAGACGCCAAGAAAAGAGTAAAGTTGAACTGCCATTAGGCATGCTTTTCTTTAAAGAAAGGATCCTATTCGCTTTTTTTCTTAAGCCAGCAAATCCAGTCAGGTTTATGTCACAGAACTGGTTTCATAGTCATTCCCTCAGCGGGCACACCGGAGGATGTACGTGGTGTGCTGGGCCGTGCAGCACCCACAGCAGCCACGAGGATAGGAGTGGATAGTGGGGGGTCTTCGATGCCCCGGAACCAGGTCTGAGGGGAGCCGGCAGTGCCACAGGGCGAGGCGTGCCTGGATGCCGGGAGGACCCACTGCTCTCACCTGGGACTTGGAAAGCCACCTGCACGTGTCGCTCAGTCCCAGCCACCTCACCTTGGACCCCCACTACTGGTCTTCAGGTGTTCTCCGTCCAGCCAGGCCTTTCCTGCATGTGGGTGCCGCTGTTGCTCATCTGTACATATACACCATACTTTATCTCTCCGTGAGGATACGTCAGTCTGAAGTTGCACGTTTCTAATACAGCTATGGAAGAGAGATGGGGTCggctcctttcttcttttttttttttttttttcctgtgctgtCATATGATTGCCAGTTCATTTTTTGGCATATTATTTTCTTACACAGTCCATCTGATGTTCAGGAAAATATAATAAAGGCAAATGAGCTTGTGACTGAcaggctttcttcctctctcttcccgGACCCATATAGTGGCTCCAGTGAGAGTAGCACCCAGTTATCTAGTGACTGGCCCCTGTGTGGTGTTACAGATTGCCGGGCTAAGACAAGGGAGGACAATCATGAGTGGGACTGTTTTAGCTTTTCCTCTTGGCTTTTAGGGGAGCTTTCTAAGTACTTTTATCCCGAGTCGCCAGACAGCTCAATTACAAGATTTGTTGTAACTTGTTTGGCTGGTTCGCAAGCGTCTCATtctttgaaaaacaatttttaatctCCTTTTCTGGAGTTATCTTTTATACTGAGTTTAGGACATTTTGATTTGCAGATCCTACAAATCCCTAAAGCCTCCAGAAAATGATTTTGTTTTGGCTGTGATTTACAATATCCAGGACACTTTGCAAGCACCTAGGGACTTGGATTTGGGTGTTTTTATTTATGGTGTGTGAGTACATAAAGGGTTAGAGGAGAAAACCCAACCAAGTTCTCGTattctattttaaatatttgccaACTCCAAAGCGTCAGAGATGAGTTGTTCTTAACCATGTTGGACCTCGAGAAATAAAGCCTGCCAGCTAAATGCTATTGTACAGAGACTCCTGGGTCGTTCAGTGAATCCCCCAAACCTGTGACCTTGTATTTAGGAGTGTTTTGAAAATACTTTTATATGTCTGTTGGTAGAaggttgcatttttttctttctttctttttttgagctTGGTTACATgactgtgattttatttttgcctGATCCTACTAAAGAAAGTTCTCCTAAGGGGGTTAGGAAGAGGGAAACACAGTTGTCTAGACATGGGGGCAAAGCCGCTGGACTCTCCTAGCAAAGGGTCTTCCTTTGCTTGAATTATCCAGATTAATTAGAAACACCTCAGGGCCCCTGTGACTTTGTAAATGTGGCACAATTCTCAGTTGTCAGGCACTGAATGTCATGGCTCTGagagttttattgttttgttttgttaagctTTAAAATGTCCTGAGTTTTAAAATGCTCTAAGTGGTGTTTCATGTAATTCTTGGTCATAAAACTGGCTGTTACTAGTCTGCAATttagtgctttgttttgttttgtttttgtctgttttgtgctCTTCCCGGGTGAGTAGCACACTGGGATTATATGCTAATGTCACTTATGGGGATGTCACGTTTTTATCTTCTGCTGAAATGAGCTGAAACTGCGCTTTATGTAAGTAAACCTCACGTCAGGCACACAGAAGGTATGTTAAGTGTTAGAAATTTGGTGGTCAAAGCTGTGAATGGCATCGGGCTGAATCAAAGAGAAGCAAAGTGATTTCCTGGATTTATTTTCAGatgccccccccccgccactgcCATGGAGGAGAGGTATGAGGTACAAGGTGCACTGTCGTTTATATGCTGTCAGACTGAGGGTGACCAGAGAGTCCTATGTTCATAAGGAAAATGCCTCCAGTGACTGTCTAAGACGTTCCCATGTCAGAATTTGAAATACCCTAATTCAGTGATAAGCATCTCTTCTAAAGCAGCCGTAAGTCTTCTCCCAACCCTTTCTTGCTCCCAGCTCAGCCTGGCTTTTTTGCTGGGGGCACTGGTTGCAACCCTCCAGCCAGCGCACCTGGGACGTTCACCTCACTAGGTGGCTCAGAATACAAGCCCTCACCTGCTTGCAAAAACCCTTCCCTGATTCGAGAATTTGGGTCCCCGACTTCCCTCCTGAGTGTTGTCACTCACTGAGGTAGCAGTACCAGAAGAAGACTGCCCTTTCTTGACCACGCCCTCTTCCCACCATGGCAACCTTCCTCCTTTGGGCCCCGTCTTTCCTTGATGTTCATCAGATGGCCTCAGGAACTGCTTTGAAGGAAGCTCTCCTTATTTCATTGCTAGGTGTGTAGGTAGGCCCTTCACACTCAGGGGGTGACAGATTTCTTAGCTGGACACTTCATTGCAGCCTCACTTGTAGCTTTGGCCTTCCGGTAGCCCTTGGTTATGGCGACAAATGGCCCCAGTCCCACTGTCCTATACAGATTGCCCCAGAAGGGCAAGCCTTATCCAGGATGGGGTACGGCTCCATTTTTGTTATGCAGTTATTTCCTCCAAATGCCATGTGGAGCATTTACAAATTGGGTGCCATAAATAAGCTGGACTACATACGTATGCATAATAAATAAGCTTTCAGCCTTCTTTGGAAGATAGGAAGCATTTGGCTGGGtttcttttttaagtgtttttgttATAGGGGCGCACTTAACAACATAAGTGGTTAGAAAGAATGGGGTTTCGCAGCTCTCTGGAAATTAAAACAGCTACGGAGTCAATGAGAGAATTTATTTTACATCTAAGATTTGATTTTGAAGGTGGTAAAACGTTACGCTTTCggtaagttttttttaaagatgtataTTTTGAATTTCTAGGAGAATGCTTTGTGGTTTTTTATCTTCACATATCATTTGCTTTTTGAAAGTAAGCATTACTTGGCGTCAGTTGGATATGAAATGGgctatatatgtgtataagcCAAGTACGTGTTTGTATGCTCCTTTTCTTCAGAAGTGCCCATTTTCTGGGTTTTCCCTCTCAACAGACAGTGAACGAAGCTTTCGGTCCTCTTTCATTAGTTTCCTCTTTTAAAAGTCCCTAACTGGCTGTGGTTTACCAGAGTAGGCCTGGGTGGTCCTAATAGCTAATTCTCTCTCCAGATATGATCGctgaaattggggaaaagaagtcACATGTGATGGGACCCCACAGGGTCATCTGAAGTCAATTTGGCAGCTTAGCTTCTTTCCCGAAGCCTGGGACTGGAATGGAAAGCTGTTGTCTAGGCAGTGTTTCCTCTCCAGAGTTGTAAAGCATCACAGTTCAAGTTGCAAAGCTGTGAATGTTTTTTACAGTTTTGCTATCAGTTCCTAGAGACGGCTAGAGCTCCGAGGACTTCTAGAAGGCAGCTGTGATGACATTGTTTCGGTTTTACTTCAGCGTGAatgtagaattctcatcttcattGTATGCCTGAAAGTGCCTTGTCAAGAAATATTCCacaggtttaaaaaataaatatttttgtacaCAAAGTTAAAGGGGAAATGCACTTTAAAATCACAAAGAGTGGGTGTGTTTTGTGTGGTATAAGCGAGTGGTTTGTTTGTAtctcaaaagcaaaaatgcaataaaagtagaaaaaacGAAACTGAAACTGTCCTATTCTTGGAGTCAGATGAAGGGGAGAAACATTTTAAGTCAAGGTGTTTGTAATCAGtgacttgctatgagtcagaatcgactcgacagcag
It encodes:
- the PPP1R3B gene encoding protein phosphatase 1 regulatory subunit 3B isoform X1, producing the protein MRLPAEGADPSADPSSRSHRRCPWRPGADAAAGWCLCSSGLRSCARVLAYSSSPTMAVDIEYRYNCMAPSLRRERFAFKISPKPSKPLRPCIQLSSKNETNGMVAPTDQEKKVKKRVSFADNQGLALTMVKVFSEFDDPLDIPFNIAELLDNIVNLTTAESESFVLDFSQPSADYLDFRNRLQKDHVCLENCVLKDRAIAGTVKVQNLAFEKIVKIRMTFDTWKSFTDFPCRYVKDTYAGSDKDTFSFDIRLPEKIQSYERMEFAVCYECRGQTYWDSNKGKNYRITRAELRSTQGVGEPQNGLDFGIAFDQFGSPRCSYGLFPEWPSYLGYEKLGPYY
- the PPP1R3B gene encoding protein phosphatase 1 regulatory subunit 3B isoform X2, with translation MAVDIEYRYNCMAPSLRRERFAFKISPKPSKPLRPCIQLSSKNETNGMVAPTDQEKKVKKRVSFADNQGLALTMVKVFSEFDDPLDIPFNIAELLDNIVNLTTAESESFVLDFSQPSADYLDFRNRLQKDHVCLENCVLKDRAIAGTVKVQNLAFEKIVKIRMTFDTWKSFTDFPCRYVKDTYAGSDKDTFSFDIRLPEKIQSYERMEFAVCYECRGQTYWDSNKGKNYRITRAELRSTQGVGEPQNGLDFGIAFDQFGSPRCSYGLFPEWPSYLGYEKLGPYY